A genomic segment from uncultured Desulfuromonas sp. encodes:
- a CDS encoding sodium ion-translocating decarboxylase subunit beta translates to MEMFSQFIDGTGFVSLSWGNLIMLVIGIIFIALAIIKDYEPLLLVPIGFGILVGNIPPVAGMALSVYDDGSVLRYIYYGVSEGIYPPLIFLGIGAMTDFSAMLSNPKLVLLGAAAQIGIFLTLMGALALGFTPQEAGAIGIIGGADGPTAIFLSSKLAPHLLGSIAIAAYSYMALVPVIQPPIMKLLTTREERLIRMAAPRTVSKRERIIFPVGAFLICAMIAPGSMVLIGMLFFGNLLKESLVTDRLANTARNAMIDIVTILLGFSVGASTSANHFLTPQSILIFALGALSFCIATAGGILFAKFMNLFLKDKINPLVGAAGVSAVPDSARVVHNMGQKEDPGNFLLMHAMAPNVSGVIGSAIGAGVLWTVLVK, encoded by the coding sequence ATGGAAATGTTCAGCCAATTCATCGATGGGACCGGCTTTGTCTCTTTAAGCTGGGGCAACTTGATTATGCTGGTCATCGGCATCATTTTTATCGCCCTGGCCATCATCAAGGATTATGAACCGTTACTCCTCGTCCCTATCGGGTTCGGTATCCTCGTCGGCAACATTCCCCCTGTCGCCGGTATGGCGTTAAGTGTCTACGACGACGGCAGTGTGTTGCGTTATATCTATTACGGTGTCAGTGAAGGTATCTACCCTCCTCTGATTTTTCTCGGTATCGGTGCCATGACCGACTTTTCCGCCATGCTCTCCAACCCGAAACTGGTTCTGCTCGGAGCTGCTGCTCAGATTGGCATCTTCCTCACCCTGATGGGTGCCTTGGCTTTGGGTTTTACTCCTCAAGAAGCCGGTGCGATCGGCATTATCGGTGGAGCAGACGGCCCGACAGCCATTTTCCTTTCATCAAAACTCGCGCCGCATCTTCTCGGTTCCATTGCCATTGCCGCGTATTCCTATATGGCGCTGGTGCCGGTGATTCAGCCTCCCATCATGAAACTGCTCACGACTCGTGAAGAACGGCTGATTCGCATGGCAGCACCACGCACCGTTAGCAAACGAGAGCGGATCATCTTTCCGGTAGGCGCCTTTCTCATCTGCGCCATGATCGCTCCCGGTTCGATGGTGTTAATCGGCATGTTGTTTTTCGGCAATCTGCTGAAAGAAAGTCTGGTCACGGATCGCCTGGCCAATACGGCGCGTAATGCCATGATCGACATTGTCACCATTCTGCTCGGCTTTTCCGTCGGTGCCAGCACCAGCGCAAACCACTTCCTCACACCGCAGTCGATCCTCATTTTCGCGCTCGGTGCCCTGTCCTTCTGCATTGCCACCGCCGGAGGCATTCTTTTTGCCAAATTCATGAATCTGTTTTTGAAGGATAAGATCAACCCGCTGGTTGGGGCTGCTGGCGTCTCTGCGGTGCCGGACTCTGCGCGAGTCGTCCACAATATGGGGCAAAAAGAAGATCCCGGAAATTTCCTGCTCATGCACGCCATGGCACCCAATGTCTCAGGCGTCATTGGCTCGGCGATTGGTGCCGGTGTGTTGTGGACAGTTCTGGTCAAATAG
- a CDS encoding biotin/lipoyl-containing protein, which translates to MRKYQLTINDASVCVNIKELTAEAAEVEVNGTTYQVTIENIHQDEENVLGSTSRSLTRPAPNMEPHSNPTQQSSNGAVCAPIPGSIIAILVKAGDEVQAGQPLFKMEAMKMENEINSRVGGVVAAIHVQPGDNVSQGQEIMLIEVKPPRRRQSDPKG; encoded by the coding sequence ATGCGTAAATATCAACTGACCATCAATGACGCCTCAGTGTGCGTCAACATCAAGGAATTGACCGCCGAAGCCGCTGAAGTCGAGGTAAATGGTACAACCTATCAGGTCACGATAGAAAATATCCATCAGGATGAAGAAAACGTGCTTGGCTCCACCAGTCGCAGCCTGACCCGGCCAGCCCCCAATATGGAACCGCACTCCAATCCAACCCAACAGAGCAGCAACGGCGCTGTATGCGCCCCGATCCCCGGTTCGATTATCGCCATTTTAGTTAAGGCCGGTGACGAGGTTCAAGCTGGCCAACCATTGTTCAAAATGGAAGCGATGAAAATGGAAAATGAGATTAACAGTCGGGTCGGTGGTGTCGTCGCAGCCATACATGTCCAGCCGGGAGATAATGTCTCCCAGGGGCAGGAAATCATGCTCATCGAAGTTAAACCACCACGGCGCAGGCAGTCAGATCCGAAAGGCTAG
- a CDS encoding OadG family protein produces MIHFDLNNIFLGDGITTTIIGMTIVFCGLLLISLFIRLLPKVLSALDRLSAPRQELAKQPSTDRVASEEEIHAAISMAIHMELERYGGDLQRITISRHSAPGSFWNSAGKMRSLSDRSPHA; encoded by the coding sequence ATGATCCACTTTGACCTCAACAACATTTTTCTCGGCGATGGCATTACCACCACCATCATCGGCATGACGATTGTTTTTTGCGGCCTGTTGCTGATCAGCTTGTTTATTCGCCTGCTGCCTAAAGTTCTGTCAGCTCTTGATCGACTCAGCGCACCACGTCAGGAGCTAGCAAAGCAACCGTCGACAGACCGTGTCGCCAGTGAAGAAGAGATCCATGCCGCCATCTCCATGGCCATTCACATGGAGCTTGAACGTTATGGTGGCGACTTGCAGCGTATCACCATTTCCCGTCATTCGGCGCCGGGCTCATTTTGGAACTCAGCCGGAAAAATGAGAAGTCTCTCGGACAGGAGTCCCCATGCGTAA
- a CDS encoding acyl-CoA carboxylase subunit beta: MQNKIDQLLTLRQQALQGGGLERQKKRHSSGRYTARERIDLLLDENSFEEFDMFKTHRCTHFDMDKNQWPGDGVITGYGTINGRLVYLFSQDFTVIGGSLSETHAEKICKIMDMALKNGAPVIGLNDSGGARIQEGIESLAGYAEIFQRNVMCSGVIPQISAIFGPCAGGAVYSPALTDFTLMVRDHSYMFLTGPKVVKSVTGEEVDVEQLGGAQVHTTRSGVAHLAVENEFMALDAIKQLISYLPQNNMASVPLSDNDDPPSRSVMELNQLVPVDANQPYDMKSLIAPLVDEDSFFEIQPDFAPNLIVGFARFNGQSVGLVANQPAHMAGVLDNDASIKGARFVRCCDAFNIPLITLVDVPGFMPGTVQEYGGIIRNGAKLLYAYAEATVPKITITTRKAYGGAYCVMSSKHLRGDINYAWPSAEIAVMGAKGAVELIYGRSLKDQPEQLAQRENEYSETFANPYAAAERGYVDDVILPERTRLRICKALAMLADKRDSNPPRKHGNIPL, encoded by the coding sequence ATGCAAAACAAAATTGATCAACTGCTGACATTACGTCAGCAAGCTCTACAGGGTGGTGGTCTTGAACGTCAGAAAAAACGTCACAGCAGCGGGCGCTATACTGCCAGAGAGCGCATTGACCTGCTTCTCGATGAAAACAGCTTTGAAGAATTTGACATGTTCAAAACTCATCGCTGCACCCATTTTGACATGGATAAAAATCAGTGGCCGGGTGATGGCGTCATCACCGGCTATGGAACCATCAACGGACGCCTTGTTTATCTCTTCTCCCAGGACTTCACCGTGATCGGCGGTTCCCTCTCTGAAACTCATGCCGAAAAAATCTGCAAAATCATGGATATGGCCCTTAAGAACGGAGCTCCGGTCATCGGACTGAACGATTCCGGCGGTGCACGGATTCAGGAAGGAATTGAAAGTCTGGCCGGTTATGCGGAAATCTTTCAACGCAATGTCATGTGCTCGGGTGTCATTCCCCAGATCTCGGCTATTTTCGGTCCCTGCGCCGGAGGGGCTGTTTATAGCCCGGCATTGACCGATTTCACTTTGATGGTGCGCGATCACAGTTATATGTTTCTCACCGGTCCCAAAGTGGTCAAAAGCGTGACCGGCGAAGAGGTCGATGTTGAACAGCTCGGCGGCGCCCAGGTTCACACCACCCGCAGCGGTGTCGCCCACCTTGCGGTTGAGAATGAATTTATGGCTCTGGATGCCATTAAACAGCTGATCAGCTATCTGCCGCAAAATAATATGGCCTCTGTACCGCTGTCTGACAATGACGATCCGCCCAGCCGCTCCGTTATGGAACTCAACCAGCTGGTGCCTGTTGATGCCAACCAGCCCTATGATATGAAATCCCTGATCGCTCCGTTGGTTGATGAAGACAGCTTTTTTGAAATTCAACCGGATTTTGCGCCCAACCTGATTGTCGGCTTTGCCCGTTTTAACGGACAGAGTGTGGGCCTTGTCGCCAACCAGCCAGCCCATATGGCCGGGGTTCTTGACAATGACGCTTCAATTAAAGGGGCACGTTTTGTGCGCTGTTGCGATGCATTTAACATCCCATTAATCACTTTAGTGGATGTACCGGGATTTATGCCTGGAACGGTTCAGGAATACGGCGGCATCATCCGTAACGGTGCCAAGCTGCTGTATGCCTATGCCGAAGCCACCGTCCCCAAGATCACCATTACGACACGCAAAGCCTATGGCGGTGCCTATTGCGTCATGAGCTCCAAACATCTGCGCGGCGATATCAATTACGCCTGGCCCTCGGCGGAAATTGCCGTCATGGGCGCCAAAGGCGCTGTTGAACTGATTTATGGCCGAAGTTTAAAAGATCAGCCTGAACAACTTGCCCAACGCGAAAACGAATACAGTGAGACATTCGCCAATCCCTACGCGGCAGCAGAACGAGGCTATGTCGATGATGTCATCCTCCCGGAACGGACCCGACTGCGCATCTGTAAAGCTCTGGCCATGCTGGCCGACAAACGGGACAGTAATCCACCGCGCAAACACGGCAATATTCCGCTGTAA
- a CDS encoding antibiotic biosynthesis monooxygenase, whose protein sequence is MAVKIIIIRQVPPEKEPEIRPLLLKMRSLAHAQNGYVSGETLINFDNPSERIVISTWKTLENWNDWLNNDQRISLQSEVDRILGHETLYQIYYNG, encoded by the coding sequence ATGGCCGTCAAGATTATCATCATTCGTCAGGTCCCCCCCGAAAAAGAGCCGGAAATACGGCCCCTGCTTCTCAAAATGCGTTCACTGGCTCATGCCCAGAATGGTTATGTCTCCGGAGAAACGCTGATCAATTTTGACAATCCCAGTGAACGAATCGTCATCAGCACCTGGAAAACCCTCGAAAACTGGAATGACTGGCTGAATAATGACCAGCGAATTTCTCTACAGTCTGAAGTGGATCGCATTCTCGGCCATGAGACGCTCTATCAGATTTACTACAACGGCTAA
- a CDS encoding ferritin family protein, with protein sequence MSEIIDLQQAIKEAMQTEKDAMDYYKFAAEKMFDERAKRSFEILAKEEKQHAHMFYAIYKGDDVPDFEAFMAAEPDTESSWWKALQQAMIGDFDEQKAVELAIDQELELEKNLREMAEKIDDEEVKKIYLANARSTHHHYELCLEERGAILGQSN encoded by the coding sequence ATGTCTGAAATAATTGATCTTCAACAAGCCATTAAAGAAGCCATGCAAACCGAAAAGGATGCCATGGATTATTATAAGTTTGCGGCGGAAAAAATGTTCGATGAGAGAGCCAAACGCTCTTTCGAAATCCTCGCTAAAGAGGAAAAGCAACACGCGCACATGTTTTACGCCATCTATAAAGGTGACGATGTCCCCGATTTTGAAGCGTTTATGGCCGCAGAACCGGATACTGAATCAAGTTGGTGGAAAGCTCTTCAGCAAGCCATGATCGGTGACTTCGATGAGCAGAAAGCCGTTGAGCTGGCCATTGATCAAGAGCTTGAGCTTGAGAAGAACCTGCGTGAGATGGCGGAAAAAATTGACGATGAAGAGGTTAAAAAAATCTATCTCGCCAATGCCCGCTCAACACATCATCACTATGAGTTGTGCCTGGAAGAACGTGGCGCGATTCTAGGCCAGTCTAACTAA
- a CDS encoding TraB/GumN family protein, which translates to MSQSFSLPDTPSPQAVVESSDIHRLTHNGKELILIGTAHISRESVATVTRAIEQEQPDCVCVELDEHRYKTLKDRNRWEKLNIIEVVKTGQVPFLMANLALASFQKRMGLQTGVKPGEELAAAAQTAEKHHIRVALVDRNIRTTLLRAWRKTGFWKKMNLVATLFAGMFEKQELDEEELSQLRQSDSLSSMLEEMGELLPAAKAILVDERDAWMTYHILEAAGEKTVAVVGAAHVPGIKRCLENPPQASAIEEMGVIPAKSSLSKAIPWIIPGIVALLFVIGFFFGDRSRLLDAAAAWIIANGSLSALGALIALGHPLTVLSAFIAAPLTSLNPTVGAGFVTGLVQAMMAPPTVGDMESVSDDIAQLRGWWQNRVTRVLLVFFLSSLGSTIGTFVAFGWLKDLI; encoded by the coding sequence ATGTCTCAATCTTTTTCATTGCCCGATACCCCTTCACCGCAAGCCGTGGTGGAATCCTCAGACATTCATCGCCTGACCCATAACGGCAAAGAGCTCATTCTCATCGGCACGGCCCACATCTCCAGAGAATCGGTCGCCACCGTAACGCGAGCGATAGAACAAGAACAGCCGGACTGCGTGTGTGTCGAACTGGATGAACATCGCTATAAGACGCTTAAAGACCGTAACCGTTGGGAGAAACTCAACATTATTGAAGTGGTTAAAACCGGTCAGGTCCCTTTTCTCATGGCAAACCTCGCTTTGGCTTCGTTCCAGAAACGGATGGGTCTGCAGACGGGTGTCAAACCGGGTGAAGAACTGGCGGCGGCAGCTCAGACAGCAGAGAAACATCACATTCGTGTCGCTCTGGTCGACCGCAACATTCGCACGACGTTACTGCGTGCCTGGCGTAAAACCGGCTTCTGGAAAAAAATGAATCTGGTTGCCACCCTGTTTGCCGGCATGTTTGAAAAACAGGAGCTTGATGAAGAGGAGTTGAGCCAATTGCGCCAGTCGGACAGCCTGTCCTCCATGCTTGAAGAGATGGGGGAACTGCTTCCAGCGGCGAAAGCTATCCTGGTCGATGAACGTGATGCCTGGATGACCTACCATATTCTCGAAGCCGCCGGCGAAAAAACTGTCGCCGTCGTTGGAGCGGCACACGTTCCCGGCATCAAGCGCTGCCTGGAGAATCCCCCTCAGGCATCTGCTATTGAAGAGATGGGGGTGATCCCTGCCAAAAGCTCATTATCCAAAGCCATCCCATGGATCATTCCAGGAATCGTTGCACTGCTTTTTGTCATCGGCTTCTTTTTTGGAGACCGTAGCCGACTCCTGGATGCTGCCGCAGCATGGATTATCGCCAACGGTTCTTTGTCGGCCCTTGGAGCACTGATTGCCCTGGGACATCCGCTGACGGTTCTCTCTGCTTTTATCGCGGCACCGTTAACCTCACTCAATCCTACGGTCGGTGCAGGATTCGTTACCGGCCTGGTACAGGCAATGATGGCCCCGCCAACCGTCGGGGACATGGAAAGTGTCAGCGACGACATTGCTCAGCTGCGCGGCTGGTGGCAAAACCGAGTCACCCGGGTTCTTCTGGTGTTCTTTCTCTCCTCTTTAGGCTCAACTATCGGCACCTTTGTTGCCTTCGGTTGGCTGAAAGACCTTATTTAA
- the cysZ gene encoding sulfate transporter CysZ has product MKSIPFTGVRRFSTGFFSLWHAFRFLGANPSLFKYVAIPFAINLLVFSATLYWGVDLFNGMIGHYVGTQEAWYWQILAVFVKVIAGLLTAVIVFFTFTVVGNLIAAPFNDVLSEKTELILTGNRLDEPFSLKLFMADMWRVLGDELRKMSIFVALMIFLLLFNMIPALGPPVYAVFSVALTLFFLVVEYTGYVFSRKHLGFSDQRRFIKNNFMASVGFGLAVMCMLMIPFVQFVTIPIAVIAATRLCCLDGSGVQLSDS; this is encoded by the coding sequence ATGAAATCCATACCGTTTACGGGAGTTCGCCGGTTCAGTACCGGCTTTTTCTCACTGTGGCACGCGTTTCGTTTTCTCGGTGCCAATCCCTCTTTATTTAAATATGTCGCGATTCCTTTTGCGATCAATCTTCTGGTTTTTTCCGCCACTCTTTATTGGGGCGTTGATCTGTTTAACGGCATGATCGGTCATTATGTTGGCACGCAAGAAGCCTGGTATTGGCAAATCCTTGCCGTGTTTGTCAAAGTGATCGCTGGTTTGTTAACGGCGGTGATTGTTTTTTTCACTTTTACCGTTGTCGGCAATCTGATTGCGGCACCGTTCAATGACGTCTTATCGGAAAAGACGGAACTCATTCTGACCGGAAATCGTCTTGATGAACCATTTTCTCTCAAATTGTTCATGGCTGATATGTGGCGGGTGCTCGGTGATGAATTACGCAAAATGTCTATTTTTGTCGCATTGATGATTTTTCTGCTGCTGTTTAATATGATTCCAGCGTTGGGCCCCCCGGTATATGCAGTTTTTTCTGTGGCGTTAACGCTGTTTTTCTTGGTGGTTGAATACACTGGTTATGTGTTCAGCCGCAAGCATCTCGGCTTCAGTGACCAGAGACGTTTTATCAAAAATAATTTCATGGCCTCGGTGGGGTTTGGCTTGGCGGTCATGTGTATGCTAATGATTCCGTTTGTTCAGTTTGTGACAATTCCGATTGCTGTTATCGCTGCGACACGTCTGTGCTGCCTGGATGGTTCCGGCGTGCAATTGTCCGACAGTTAA
- a CDS encoding class 1 fructose-bisphosphatase → MGAPGTTKFQIDLRRHLRERKVERRLREVICEIAEASKYIINSIRTGDLGVAGTSNLYGEEQLALDVLSDRILQKRLKNSGVVSNVVSEENNEIINFECTNKVCYSVAYDPLDGSSLVDVNLAVGTIISIYQGGDILQPGRNQAAAMYILYGPRTTLVYSTGDGVHEFAMNQLMEYTLVKENVTIDKVGGIYSPGGQRNLYTSGTEALVRSLEEKGHKLRYSGGFVPDINQILMKGRGIFMYPHLQGKPNGKLRLLYELNPMAFLIEQAGGAASNGHKSILDLVPEGIDDCSPVFIGCKEDVALAESFIAQESA, encoded by the coding sequence ATGGGAGCACCTGGAACGACCAAGTTTCAAATTGATTTACGCAGACATTTACGGGAACGAAAAGTAGAGCGTCGCCTTCGCGAGGTGATTTGCGAAATTGCCGAAGCCTCCAAGTACATCATCAACTCGATTCGGACCGGTGATCTTGGTGTGGCTGGTACGTCAAATCTTTACGGTGAAGAACAGTTGGCACTTGATGTTCTCTCTGACCGGATTTTACAGAAACGTTTAAAAAATTCCGGTGTGGTTTCCAACGTTGTTTCTGAAGAAAACAACGAAATCATCAATTTTGAATGCACCAATAAAGTTTGTTATTCCGTGGCTTACGATCCCTTGGATGGTTCATCACTGGTGGATGTTAATCTTGCCGTCGGCACCATCATATCCATCTATCAGGGCGGTGATATCCTTCAGCCCGGTCGTAATCAGGCGGCGGCCATGTATATTCTCTATGGTCCGCGGACCACGCTGGTGTATTCGACTGGTGACGGCGTGCATGAATTTGCCATGAACCAGTTGATGGAGTACACGCTGGTCAAGGAAAACGTGACAATTGACAAAGTCGGTGGCATCTATTCGCCGGGGGGGCAACGCAATCTCTATACCTCTGGTACCGAAGCGCTTGTTCGTTCTCTGGAAGAAAAAGGCCATAAACTGCGTTACAGTGGAGGGTTTGTCCCGGATATCAATCAGATTCTGATGAAAGGGCGCGGAATTTTCATGTATCCGCATCTGCAAGGAAAACCCAATGGAAAGCTGCGTCTGTTATATGAACTGAATCCAATGGCGTTTCTCATTGAGCAGGCCGGGGGCGCTGCTTCCAATGGTCACAAGAGTATTCTTGATCTTGTTCCGGAGGGGATTGACGATTGCTCGCCGGTATTCATTGGCTGTAAAGAGGATGTTGCTCTGGCCGAGTCTTTCATCGCACAGGAATCGGCCTGA
- a CDS encoding GAF domain-containing protein, with protein MTNKYPFSDIILNLSDNFDDLLESLSTLQRLGELPAHRLTEPVLLENALEILHHSIKATRCSIYILPPSETTLLANAPLGSVLALECDGVPRRCNPTRIEDLFIRSTLEKGVMQDCDDSTTLDLSMDNKESESSIISVPLMVTEQLCGVITTSHSGRQHFNAWGYRLMELFGTFLGQQLALCRCQNERL; from the coding sequence ATGACGAATAAATATCCTTTTTCAGATATTATTCTCAATCTCTCTGACAACTTCGACGACCTGCTTGAGTCGCTATCGACATTGCAACGCCTCGGAGAACTCCCGGCTCACCGACTGACGGAACCGGTTTTACTCGAAAATGCTTTGGAAATTCTCCATCATTCCATCAAGGCCACTCGCTGCAGTATCTACATCTTGCCGCCAAGTGAAACCACGTTGCTCGCCAATGCACCTCTCGGCTCTGTTCTTGCTCTCGAATGCGACGGCGTTCCCAGACGCTGTAATCCAACACGTATTGAGGATCTGTTTATCCGTTCCACCCTTGAAAAAGGAGTGATGCAGGATTGTGATGACAGCACAACTCTCGACCTCAGCATGGATAACAAGGAAAGTGAGTCCTCAATTATCAGCGTTCCCCTGATGGTGACGGAGCAGTTATGCGGTGTTATCACAACCAGCCACAGTGGACGCCAGCATTTCAATGCCTGGGGCTATCGACTGATGGAGCTGTTCGGCACATTTCTCGGCCAACAATTGGCCTTGTGCCGTTGCCAGAACGAAAGACTCTAA
- a CDS encoding HDOD domain-containing protein: MNCAVLDSIRKIKQLPPPSGLCREIIQIVADEQVDLIDLVSIINKSPAITARILRCANSAYYGQRGEITTVREAIIRVLGLAITRSLSLAMALSGNFNVQQSRLFNCHRYWFNAVTTAGMAQSLSHFLTVREKPAPAVAYTAGLLHNLGLQALVHCFPLDMERVFASSQGSLKERIHNQLGINHHDAANLLAEAWDLPQPITEALNGLSTHSTLEEASPLAQLVWVSSQLSDQLFHENTDPFSSLIIPETIIAVDHVRKVYSDTREQLEGLHEMAELITGCGGCNDE; this comes from the coding sequence ATGAATTGCGCTGTGCTCGACAGTATCCGAAAGATCAAACAACTCCCGCCACCCAGTGGGCTTTGCCGGGAGATTATTCAAATCGTTGCCGATGAGCAGGTTGATTTGATTGATCTGGTCAGTATCATCAATAAAAGTCCCGCAATCACGGCCCGTATTCTGCGTTGCGCCAACTCGGCCTATTATGGACAGCGTGGTGAAATTACCACCGTACGCGAGGCCATCATCCGGGTGTTGGGATTGGCCATTACCCGCAGTCTTTCTTTAGCTATGGCCCTGAGCGGTAATTTTAATGTCCAGCAGAGCCGCCTGTTCAACTGCCATCGCTACTGGTTTAATGCTGTTACCACCGCTGGAATGGCTCAAAGCCTCTCTCATTTTCTGACGGTTCGAGAGAAACCAGCCCCGGCTGTTGCTTACACAGCCGGTCTTCTGCATAACCTGGGATTACAAGCTCTGGTTCATTGCTTCCCGTTGGACATGGAAAGAGTTTTCGCATCCAGTCAAGGCAGCCTGAAGGAGCGTATTCACAACCAGCTCGGCATAAATCATCACGATGCGGCCAATCTTCTCGCCGAAGCCTGGGACCTGCCACAACCCATTACGGAAGCCCTTAACGGTCTCTCCACGCACAGTACACTTGAAGAGGCTTCGCCACTTGCTCAACTCGTCTGGGTCAGCTCACAGCTTTCAGATCAGCTGTTCCATGAAAACACCGACCCGTTTTCCAGCCTGATTATTCCGGAAACAATCATTGCCGTCGATCATGTCCGCAAAGTGTACAGTGATACCCGTGAGCAACTGGAAGGACTCCATGAAATGGCCGAACTCATTACCGGATGTGGAGGCTGTAATGACGAATAA
- the dxs gene encoding 1-deoxy-D-xylulose-5-phosphate synthase yields the protein MSRLLENLESPADLKDFSLNELTVLAQELRDEIINTVSHTGGHLASSLGIVELTIALHYVMNSPKDKIIWDVGHQAYAHKLLTGRLNSFHTLRQLDGISGFPKRKESPHDCFDVGHSSTSISAALGMAVGRDCKDLNNKVVAVIGDGSLTAGLAFEALNHAGHLDRNMIIILNDNEMSISPNVGALSSFLSRKMTSRFFVRFKRETEIFLNSVPRFGKDLVQLAKRTEDSFKAFVTPGMLFEAFGIEYVGPIDGHSMDELIETLQNVSRLDGPSLIHVVTRKGKGYQPAEENPAQFHGVGPFDKESGKIKSTPGAPPSYTSIFGDFLCQLAQKDPQLVAITAAMCTGTGLVPFAEQFPDRFFDVGIAEQHAVTLAAGMACEGLRPVVAIYSTFLQRAYDNVLHDVCLQNLPVAFALDRGGLVGADGPTHHGVFDLSYLRHIPNLTVAVPRDELELKRAMLTATQHQGPFVYRYPRGNALGLADTEEITAVKVGKGEKLRDGKAATLISIGTFAKTAMDVAAKLSERGIDIAVVDGRFLKPLDEELITAEARRTGNIITLEENVLAGGFGSAVMELLEQQRLYPRVLRLGLPDKFIQQGSQDELLKLHGLDTDGITEKIAGFLTTN from the coding sequence ATGAGCCGTTTACTTGAAAATCTTGAAAGCCCAGCAGATCTGAAGGACTTCTCTCTCAACGAGTTGACTGTCCTTGCTCAGGAACTGCGCGATGAAATTATTAATACGGTTTCCCATACCGGTGGGCACCTGGCCAGTTCACTGGGAATTGTTGAGCTGACGATTGCCCTGCATTACGTCATGAACTCGCCTAAGGATAAAATCATTTGGGATGTCGGTCATCAGGCCTATGCCCATAAGCTGCTCACCGGGCGTTTAAACTCTTTCCATACCCTGCGTCAGCTTGACGGCATCAGTGGCTTCCCCAAACGCAAGGAAAGTCCTCACGATTGTTTTGACGTCGGTCATTCAAGCACCTCAATCTCAGCGGCATTGGGGATGGCCGTCGGCCGTGACTGCAAAGATCTGAACAACAAAGTGGTTGCAGTGATTGGTGATGGCTCCCTGACGGCGGGTCTTGCTTTTGAGGCGCTAAATCATGCCGGTCACCTTGATCGCAACATGATTATCATCCTCAACGATAATGAGATGTCGATCTCCCCCAATGTCGGTGCCCTGTCGTCATTTCTCAGTCGCAAAATGACCTCACGCTTTTTTGTCCGTTTTAAACGGGAAACTGAAATTTTCTTAAACAGTGTTCCACGGTTCGGTAAAGACCTTGTCCAATTGGCCAAACGCACAGAAGACTCATTCAAAGCTTTTGTGACTCCGGGGATGTTGTTTGAAGCATTCGGCATCGAGTATGTCGGCCCCATCGATGGCCATTCCATGGACGAACTGATCGAGACGCTGCAGAATGTCTCCCGCCTTGACGGTCCTTCTCTGATTCATGTGGTGACCCGCAAAGGCAAAGGCTATCAGCCTGCTGAAGAAAACCCAGCCCAGTTTCATGGTGTCGGTCCTTTTGACAAAGAGAGTGGAAAGATAAAATCAACACCCGGCGCCCCGCCCAGCTATACATCAATCTTTGGTGACTTTCTGTGTCAGCTGGCCCAAAAGGACCCACAACTGGTCGCGATTACCGCCGCAATGTGTACAGGAACGGGGCTGGTGCCCTTTGCCGAGCAGTTTCCTGATCGCTTTTTCGATGTCGGCATTGCCGAACAGCATGCTGTGACACTGGCTGCCGGCATGGCCTGCGAAGGATTACGTCCGGTTGTTGCCATCTATTCAACCTTTCTGCAACGCGCTTATGACAATGTCCTGCATGACGTCTGCCTGCAAAACCTGCCGGTCGCTTTTGCTCTTGACCGCGGCGGACTGGTTGGTGCGGACGGTCCGACCCACCATGGGGTGTTCGACCTGTCTTATCTTCGTCACATCCCCAATCTGACCGTCGCTGTGCCGCGTGATGAGCTGGAGCTGAAGCGGGCCATGCTCACAGCAACACAGCATCAGGGGCCATTTGTCTACCGTTATCCGCGTGGCAATGCCTTGGGACTGGCGGACACCGAAGAAATCACGGCAGTAAAAGTCGGCAAAGGGGAAAAATTGCGTGACGGCAAAGCAGCGACTCTGATCAGCATCGGCACCTTTGCCAAGACAGCCATGGACGTAGCTGCTAAACTGTCAGAACGAGGGATTGACATTGCCGTTGTTGATGGGCGTTTTCTCAAACCTCTGGATGAAGAACTTATCACCGCAGAAGCGCGCCGCACTGGCAACATTATCACGCTGGAAGAAAACGTGCTCGCCGGCGGATTTGGCAGTGCCGTTATGGAACTGTTGGAACAGCAACGACTTTATCCGCGCGTTTTACGCCTCGGGCTGCCGGATAAATTCATTCAACAGGGCAGTCAAGACGAGCTGTTAAAGTTGCACGGTCTTGATACAGATGGCATCACTGAAAAAATCGCCGGGTTTCTGACGACGAATTGA